A region from the Parabacteroides sp. FAFU027 genome encodes:
- a CDS encoding homocysteine S-methyltransferase family protein, with protein MKPTLVQLISEGKTLISDGAWGTFLQAKGMQPGECPEQWNIDHTEDVLDIARSYIAAGSDTIETNSFGGNRFKLANFGLSDKAFELNKKAAAISREAAGADKYVLGSVGPTGKMLIMGDVTEEELYEAFKEQCVALHEGGADAIVIETMTALDEASIAIKAARENTPCEVICTMTFDLLPTGEYRTMMGVSPTEMVAALKEAGAHIIGANCSNGIEGMIKITEEIRSVDAVIPVLIHANAGMPVCDNGCTVFPESPEMMANIAPKLAQAGANIIGGCCGTTPAHIHKLAEVLKK; from the coding sequence ATGAAGCCAACCTTAGTACAATTAATATCCGAAGGAAAAACTCTTATTTCCGACGGTGCCTGGGGTACATTCCTACAGGCTAAAGGCATGCAACCCGGAGAATGTCCCGAACAGTGGAACATCGACCATACCGAAGATGTGCTTGACATTGCCCGCAGTTACATAGCCGCCGGATCCGATACCATCGAAACCAACAGTTTCGGAGGAAATCGCTTCAAACTTGCCAACTTCGGCCTTTCCGATAAAGCATTTGAACTTAACAAAAAGGCAGCAGCCATTTCGCGTGAAGCTGCCGGCGCCGATAAATATGTGCTTGGGTCAGTTGGCCCGACCGGCAAAATGCTCATCATGGGTGACGTAACCGAAGAGGAACTCTACGAAGCCTTTAAGGAGCAATGCGTTGCGTTGCATGAAGGTGGAGCAGATGCCATCGTTATCGAAACAATGACAGCTCTAGATGAAGCTTCCATAGCCATTAAAGCAGCACGTGAAAATACCCCCTGCGAAGTAATCTGCACGATGACCTTTGACCTTCTACCTACCGGGGAATACCGTACAATGATGGGCGTTTCTCCTACGGAAATGGTTGCCGCGCTGAAAGAGGCCGGTGCTCACATCATCGGTGCGAATTGCAGTAACGGTATCGAGGGTATGATTAAAATCACGGAAGAGATTCGCTCGGTAGATGCTGTAATTCCGGTGCTCATTCATGCTAATGCTGGAATGCCGGTTTGCGATAATGGCTGCACTGTTTTCCCTGAATCTCCGGAGATGATGGCCAATATTGCGCCTAAACTAGCACAGGCGGGAGCAAATATCATTGGTGGTTGCTGCGGCACTACTCCCGCACATATTCATAAACTGGCAGAAGTCCTTAAGAAATAA
- a CDS encoding ABC transporter ATP-binding protein, whose translation MLQTQNIIKQYANHRALDCVSVDVPEGCIYGLLGPNGAGKTTLIRIVNQIIAPDSGAVLLNGKPITPEDVRHIGYLPEERGLYKKMKVGEQALYLAQLKGMSQKEARKRIEYWFDRLEIDGWWNKKVEELSKGMQQKVQFVTTVVHEPKLLIFDEPFSGFDPVNAALLKREILELKKNGATIMLSTHNMNSVEELCDEITLIDRSKVVLQGKVEEIRNQFRSNIFRIIIRGENIEVSAGDPFTILQTNLRSGNLEVRLQKEENISVQQLIKMLIERYEVIAFEEELPGMEDIFIKVVNHPNE comes from the coding sequence ATGCTCCAAACCCAGAACATCATTAAACAATATGCCAATCATCGGGCGCTCGACTGTGTATCGGTCGATGTACCGGAAGGTTGCATCTACGGCTTGCTGGGTCCGAATGGCGCCGGTAAAACCACGTTGATTCGGATTGTCAATCAGATTATTGCTCCGGATAGCGGTGCGGTTTTACTCAATGGAAAACCCATTACTCCAGAAGATGTCCGTCACATCGGTTATTTACCCGAAGAAAGAGGGTTGTATAAGAAGATGAAGGTGGGGGAGCAGGCGCTCTATCTCGCGCAGCTGAAAGGCATGTCGCAGAAAGAGGCCCGCAAACGGATTGAGTATTGGTTTGACCGGCTGGAAATCGATGGTTGGTGGAACAAGAAAGTGGAGGAACTATCCAAAGGGATGCAGCAAAAGGTACAGTTTGTCACCACTGTGGTACATGAGCCGAAGCTGTTGATTTTTGATGAACCGTTCAGTGGATTTGACCCGGTAAATGCCGCTTTACTGAAACGGGAAATCCTTGAGCTAAAGAAAAACGGAGCCACCATTATGCTTTCGACACACAATATGAATTCGGTGGAGGAGCTTTGCGATGAAATCACGCTCATTGACCGGTCAAAAGTGGTACTACAGGGAAAAGTGGAGGAAATCCGTAATCAATTCCGCAGTAATATTTTCCGCATAATTATCAGGGGAGAAAATATTGAGGTGTCAGCCGGAGATCCATTCACTATTCTGCAAACCAATCTCAGATCAGGAAATCTGGAAGTGCGTTTGCAAAAAGAGGAGAATATTTCCGTTCAGCAATTGATTAAAATGTTGATTGAACGATACGAAGTGATTGCATTCGAAGAAGAACTTCCGGGAATGGAAGATATTTTTATCAAGGTCGTTAACCATCCAAATGAGTAA
- the thiM gene encoding hydroxyethylthiazole kinase has protein sequence MTRADSIWSDVKKIRANAPLVQNITNYVVMNNTANALLAVGASPAMVHSVDEVEEMVAFAGALVVNIGTLSRHWIDGMEMAMVKAKELGKPIVFDPVAVGATQLRNEACETLIQKAAPAIIRGNGSEILALNKAASGGKGVDSTAAAEDAVGAAQAISKEFGSVVVISGQTDFIISGDQVAKVENGTPMMTRLTGMGCTATAICGAFAAINPDSFEAAINAMYVMGICGEQALAKSTGPGSFQVAFLDALYNLTLAGIQDAL, from the coding sequence ATGACAAGAGCAGATTCAATCTGGAGCGATGTGAAAAAAATCAGAGCCAACGCTCCGCTTGTACAAAATATTACCAACTACGTAGTGATGAACAATACAGCCAATGCCCTTCTGGCCGTTGGTGCTTCACCCGCTATGGTGCATAGTGTGGATGAGGTTGAGGAGATGGTGGCCTTTGCCGGTGCGCTGGTGGTGAATATCGGTACACTCAGCCGTCACTGGATAGATGGCATGGAAATGGCAATGGTCAAAGCCAAAGAGCTGGGTAAGCCCATCGTATTTGACCCGGTCGCTGTCGGAGCTACCCAATTGCGCAACGAAGCTTGTGAAACCCTGATTCAGAAAGCGGCTCCGGCCATTATTCGCGGAAACGGTTCTGAGATTCTAGCTTTGAATAAAGCGGCATCCGGAGGGAAAGGGGTGGATAGTACGGCTGCTGCTGAAGACGCGGTAGGTGCGGCGCAGGCTATTTCGAAAGAGTTTGGTTCGGTGGTGGTCATTAGTGGCCAGACCGACTTCATCATTAGTGGCGATCAGGTGGCTAAAGTTGAAAATGGAACTCCGATGATGACCCGCTTGACCGGTATGGGATGTACGGCTACTGCCATTTGCGGTGCTTTTGCTGCCATTAATCCTGACTCGTTTGAAGCTGCAATCAATGCCATGTATGTGATGGGCATTTGCGGTGAGCAGGCTTTGGCTAAATCAACCGGCCCTGGAAGTTTTCAGGTGGCATTCCTTGATGCACTTTACAACCTGACTCTGGCTGGTATTCAGGATGCCTTGTAG
- a CDS encoding sensor histidine kinase, with protein MSHPFLNKKIFPFYSAAWLFPTVLQVWSMALGGYFTLEAAIILSLISNSVFFILGLSMWFFVKYTLINTTSLFKRILDFTASCIMILFIWQSVVFILIGLLWNNPPDFSIFFPQRLIYGFMVYLLILMAYYLRISYDVLQEKAQNEARLREMLKDSELDMLKSQINPHFLFNSLNSVNWLTQIQPDKASEMIVSLSEYLRYSIAGGHRTLSSLKMEMENITRYINIEKIRFGEKLKAEYQVTEECLQVKIPSMILQPLYENAIKHGVYESTDPVWIETKISCNDTHVRIVIQNSFEPNIPYQKGNGLGLNNVRQRLRLIYGETASLETEKKEQLFTATLLIPRICPSEH; from the coding sequence ATGAGCCATCCCTTCTTAAATAAAAAGATATTTCCTTTCTACTCTGCGGCCTGGCTATTTCCAACGGTATTGCAGGTGTGGTCGATGGCATTGGGAGGCTATTTTACGCTGGAGGCAGCAATCATATTGAGCCTGATTTCCAATAGTGTCTTTTTTATCCTGGGATTATCGATGTGGTTTTTTGTAAAATATACGCTCATCAATACCACCTCGCTGTTCAAACGGATACTAGACTTTACTGCTTCGTGTATCATGATACTTTTTATCTGGCAGTCGGTGGTCTTTATCCTGATAGGTCTTCTCTGGAATAATCCGCCTGATTTTTCCATCTTTTTCCCACAACGTCTGATTTATGGATTCATGGTCTATCTGCTTATCCTGATGGCCTACTATTTGCGAATCAGTTATGACGTGTTGCAGGAAAAAGCCCAGAATGAAGCACGACTCCGCGAAATGCTGAAGGACAGCGAACTGGATATGTTGAAGTCACAGATCAATCCGCATTTTCTTTTCAATAGTCTCAATTCGGTGAACTGGCTGACACAGATTCAACCCGATAAAGCCAGTGAGATGATTGTTTCCCTGTCGGAATATCTGCGCTATTCCATTGCCGGAGGACACCGTACGTTATCTTCCCTGAAGATGGAGATGGAGAATATCACCCGATACATTAATATAGAGAAGATACGTTTCGGGGAAAAACTCAAGGCGGAGTACCAGGTGACAGAGGAGTGTCTTCAGGTGAAGATTCCATCAATGATTCTGCAACCGCTCTATGAAAATGCGATCAAGCACGGGGTGTACGAAAGTACGGATCCGGTCTGGATTGAGACAAAGATTTCATGTAACGATACGCATGTCAGGATTGTGATTCAAAACAGTTTCGAGCCGAATATTCCTTACCAGAAAGGAAACGGACTGGGGCTGAATAATGTCCGTCAACGCTTGCGACTCATATACGGCGAAACAGCCTCCCTTGAAACCGAGAAAAAAGAACAACTATTTACCGCAACCTTATTAATTCCCCGAATATGCCCATCAGAACATTGA
- a CDS encoding LytR/AlgR family response regulator transcription factor produces the protein MPIRTLIVDDEAPARALLKHYLSSHSDIEVIGEAADGFEAFRLVKELQPELMLLDIRMPKLSGFELLELLENPPAVIFTTAFDEYAIKAFEANACDYLMKPFLRDRLDVALDKARLRLTSNAPAEESPVNKLLENGPLQEEKLQRVAVRSGQKIRIIPVNDVLYFESDGDYVLIHTAEGRFLKEKTMKFFESHLDERQFVRVHRSYIVNVEHIKGMELYEKDSWTLLLSNREYIKVSATGYKALKKVLNL, from the coding sequence ATGCCCATCAGAACATTGATAGTCGATGATGAAGCGCCGGCTAGGGCGTTGTTGAAACATTATCTCTCATCTCATTCCGATATTGAAGTCATTGGAGAGGCGGCCGACGGATTCGAAGCTTTCCGGCTGGTCAAAGAGTTACAGCCCGAATTGATGTTGCTTGATATCCGGATGCCCAAGCTTTCCGGTTTCGAATTGCTGGAGCTGCTGGAAAATCCACCGGCTGTGATTTTTACAACCGCTTTTGACGAATATGCCATCAAAGCTTTCGAGGCCAATGCCTGCGATTACCTGATGAAGCCATTCTTGCGCGACCGGTTGGATGTGGCACTGGACAAAGCCCGTCTTCGCCTGACATCAAATGCTCCGGCAGAAGAATCTCCGGTAAATAAGCTTTTGGAAAATGGACCTCTTCAGGAAGAAAAGTTGCAACGAGTGGCAGTGCGAAGCGGACAAAAAATCCGCATCATTCCGGTAAATGATGTCCTCTATTTTGAGTCGGATGGTGATTATGTGCTGATACATACCGCTGAAGGTCGCTTCCTGAAAGAGAAGACGATGAAGTTCTTCGAAAGCCATCTGGATGAACGTCAATTCGTACGTGTGCATCGTTCCTACATCGTTAACGTGGAGCATATCAAGGGGATGGAACTCTACGAAAAAGACAGTTGGACATTACTGCTCTCTAATCGTGAATATATCAAAGTCAGTGCGACAGGCTACAAGGCACTGAAGAAAGTCTTGAATCTGTAA